One genomic segment of Vibrio quintilis includes these proteins:
- the leuD gene encoding 3-isopropylmalate dehydratase small subunit, translating to MTGFKQHTGLVVPLDAANVDTDAIIPKQFLQKVTRTGFGRHLFHDWRFLDDSGEQANPEFIMNHARYQGASILLARENFGCGSSREHAPWALADYGIQVMIAPSFADIFYGNSINNQMVPVRLTEAEVDEIFRFVEANEGAQVTVNLETMKVSANGKEYSFEIDEFRRHCLLNGLDNIGLTLQHEDKIAEYEGKIPAFLG from the coding sequence ATGACAGGTTTCAAACAACACACAGGATTAGTCGTTCCTCTGGACGCTGCAAACGTTGATACGGATGCGATTATTCCAAAACAATTTTTGCAAAAAGTAACCCGGACCGGCTTTGGTCGTCATTTATTTCATGACTGGCGTTTTCTCGATGATTCGGGAGAACAGGCAAACCCTGAATTTATCATGAATCACGCTCGTTATCAGGGCGCCAGTATTTTACTTGCCCGTGAGAATTTTGGCTGTGGTTCATCCCGTGAGCATGCACCATGGGCGCTGGCTGATTATGGTATTCAGGTCATGATAGCACCGAGCTTTGCTGATATTTTCTATGGCAACTCAATCAATAACCAAATGGTTCCGGTTCGCCTCACTGAAGCAGAAGTTGATGAAATTTTCCGGTTTGTTGAAGCAAACGAAGGGGCACAGGTCACTGTCAATCTTGAAACCATGAAAGTTTCAGCCAATGGCAAAGAGTACAGTTTCGAAATCGATGAGTTCCGCCGCCACTGTTTATTAAACGGGCTGGATAATATTGGACTGACACTTCAGCATGAAGATAAAATCGCTGAATATGAAGGAAAAATCCCCGCATTTCTGGGTTAA
- a CDS encoding RDD family protein has translation MKQQFSDFQPAGFLSRLGSLFIDTLSVIILECLAAAIAIALIKIAEFTGLLSFVSYQSLNDLMAHHPVISPLLTGYLAIIWIGFFVYCWTESRQTPGMKALHLAIKNRDGTAITVTQAFIRLFTSCFGLSNLVIPFDPQKRGFQDIWAQTQVYKVK, from the coding sequence ATGAAACAACAATTTTCCGATTTTCAGCCTGCAGGCTTCTTATCCCGTCTTGGCTCGCTGTTTATTGACACATTGTCTGTCATTATTCTGGAATGTCTCGCCGCTGCAATAGCGATTGCGCTGATAAAAATAGCAGAATTCACCGGTCTGTTATCTTTCGTATCCTATCAGAGCTTAAATGATTTAATGGCGCATCACCCGGTTATCAGCCCCTTGCTGACCGGATACCTTGCCATTATCTGGATAGGCTTCTTTGTTTACTGCTGGACAGAATCAAGACAAACACCCGGCATGAAAGCCCTGCATCTGGCGATTAAAAACCGTGACGGCACAGCCATCACTGTCACTCAGGCCTTCATCAGGTTGTTTACATCCTGTTTTGGTTTATCAAACCTGGTTATCCCTTTTGATCCGCAAAAACGTGGATTTCAAGATATCTGGGCACAAACACAAGTGTACAAAGTCAAATAA
- the lptG gene encoding LPS export ABC transporter permease LptG, protein MFKILDLYIGRTIIATTSLVLVTFVGLSGIIKYVEQLRKVGQGSYDLLKALYFVLLSIPRDIEMFFPMAALLGALIGLGMLAASSELVVMQAAGFSKLNIGISVLKTAVPLMIIITLLGQWGAPQAQKMARDLRAFSTSGGKLLSVRMGVWARDASDFIFITKVDGETLYGLNIWRFDDDKKLTKVIFATEADYLKDNQWKMKHVTVTDMAQDKVITKQEFSERLWQTAIEPNKLSVVTVKPEELSLSGLYDYVHFLKASEQDSSRYELALWRKVTQSFSIAVMMLMALSFIFGPLRSVTMGARILSGVVAGFTFYISSEFFGPLSLVYGFPPALGAVAPSFVFLSIAVMLLRRKL, encoded by the coding sequence GTGTTTAAGATTTTAGATTTATATATTGGACGAACAATTATTGCGACCACCTCTCTGGTGTTAGTCACCTTTGTCGGGTTGTCCGGTATTATCAAGTACGTCGAACAGTTACGGAAAGTCGGGCAGGGTAGTTATGATTTGTTGAAAGCCCTGTATTTTGTCTTGCTGAGTATTCCCCGGGATATTGAAATGTTTTTCCCGATGGCAGCTTTGCTTGGTGCGTTGATCGGTTTGGGAATGCTTGCGGCCAGTTCTGAACTGGTTGTCATGCAGGCTGCCGGATTTTCTAAACTGAATATTGGTATTTCTGTTTTAAAAACGGCAGTACCGCTGATGATTATCATTACATTGCTGGGGCAATGGGGGGCGCCACAGGCTCAGAAAATGGCCCGTGATTTGAGAGCGTTTTCCACTTCCGGCGGTAAATTGCTGTCCGTGAGAATGGGAGTTTGGGCCAGAGATGCCAGTGATTTCATTTTCATCACCAAAGTCGATGGTGAGACTTTATATGGGCTGAATATCTGGCGTTTTGATGATGATAAAAAATTAACCAAAGTTATCTTTGCGACAGAAGCTGATTACCTTAAAGATAATCAATGGAAGATGAAGCATGTGACTGTCACCGATATGGCACAGGACAAAGTCATCACCAAGCAGGAATTTTCAGAACGTTTATGGCAAACCGCCATTGAGCCAAACAAGCTATCTGTGGTGACCGTGAAGCCGGAAGAATTATCTTTGAGTGGATTATATGATTATGTTCATTTCCTGAAGGCATCCGAGCAGGATTCATCAAGATATGAGCTGGCCTTATGGCGTAAAGTGACTCAGTCATTCTCAATTGCAGTCATGATGTTAATGGCGCTGTCATTTATCTTTGGCCCGCTGAGAAGTGTCACGATGGGTGCGAGAATACTGTCTGGTGTGGTCGCCGGGTTTACTTTCTATATTTCCAGTGAGTTTTTTGGACCGCTCAGCCTTGTTTATGGTTTCCCTCCAGCTTTAGGTGCAGTCGCTCCCAGTTTTGTTTTTTTGAGTATTGCTGTGATGTTGTTACGGCGTAAGTTGTAA
- the lptF gene encoding LPS export ABC transporter permease LptF, translating into MIIVRYLIRETLKSQLAIFFILFLVFLSQKFIRVLAEASDGEIPAGMIMSIVGLNMPAMGLLMLPLSLYIGILITFGRLYAESEITVMNATGIGNKFLVRAALYLALITAGFAAFNALWLSPWSQDREAQLMETLAAENRVDLLQKGHFQRSPDGSSVIFIDDIENRKLHNVFVAQLTPRESILPSVMFSDSGDVKELSDGRQIITMYHGTRYEGLPTQINYMITRFDEYDGLIGQRKVKNKGRDWEAQPTLDLMKNPDSRAKAELQWRISLVVCIPLLTMLVVPLSAVNPRQGRFAKMGPAILIYLAYFLAISAGKSAIEDGGIPAYIGLWPINAALLVTALFVNSLDSVMVRKFKDKIRQRKVA; encoded by the coding sequence GTGATTATCGTTAGATATTTAATCAGAGAAACATTAAAAAGCCAGCTGGCCATATTTTTTATCCTGTTTTTAGTGTTTCTCAGCCAGAAATTTATCCGCGTGCTTGCGGAAGCGTCTGATGGCGAAATACCGGCCGGAATGATCATGTCGATTGTCGGGCTGAACATGCCGGCGATGGGCTTGCTGATGCTGCCGCTGAGTCTTTACATTGGTATTCTGATTACTTTCGGCCGCTTATATGCTGAAAGTGAGATTACCGTAATGAATGCGACAGGAATTGGTAATAAATTTCTGGTTCGGGCTGCCCTGTATCTGGCTTTGATTACAGCAGGTTTTGCCGCATTTAATGCATTATGGCTTTCTCCATGGAGTCAGGACCGGGAAGCGCAGCTGATGGAAACACTGGCGGCTGAAAACCGGGTTGATTTATTACAGAAAGGGCATTTTCAACGCTCTCCTGATGGCTCTTCAGTGATTTTTATCGATGATATTGAAAACCGAAAGTTACACAATGTGTTCGTCGCTCAGTTGACACCCAGAGAATCAATCTTACCCAGCGTGATGTTTTCTGATTCAGGCGATGTGAAAGAGCTCAGTGATGGCCGTCAGATTATTACCATGTATCACGGGACGCGTTATGAAGGCTTGCCGACGCAGATTAACTATATGATCACCCGTTTTGATGAATATGATGGGTTGATAGGGCAGCGCAAGGTTAAGAATAAAGGCCGGGACTGGGAAGCTCAGCCTACACTGGATTTGATGAAAAATCCGGACAGCAGGGCAAAGGCTGAACTTCAATGGCGGATTTCCCTGGTGGTTTGTATTCCATTGTTAACCATGCTTGTGGTTCCGCTTTCTGCTGTAAATCCACGGCAGGGACGTTTTGCCAAGATGGGGCCGGCCATCCTGATTTATCTGGCCTATTTCCTTGCTATCAGTGCCGGAAAGTCAGCCATTGAAGACGGGGGAATCCCAGCATACATTGGTTTATGGCCCATCAATGCCGCATTGCTTGTTACAGCGTTGTTTGTGAATAGCCTGGATAGTGTGATGGTCCGTAAATTCAAAGATAAGATCAGACAGAGAAAGGTGGCGTAA
- the pepA gene encoding leucyl aminopeptidase, with protein MEFSVKSGSPEKQRSACIVVGVFEPRRLSPVAEQLDKISDGYISSLLRRGDLEGKSGQMLLLHQVPGVLSERVLLVGCGKERELGERQYKDIIQKTISTLNETGSMEAVCFLTELHVKGRDTYWKVRQAVEATKDGLYTFDQFKSTKPETRRPLRKLVFNVPTRRELSLGEKAISHALAIADGVRSCKDLGNMPPNIANPAYLASQARRLADDYSAVTTKIVGEEEMEKLGMTSYLAVGRGSRNESMMSVIEYKGHPDPDAKPIVLIGKGLTFDSGGISLKPGEAMDEMKYDMCGAASVFGTMKAIAALNLPLNIIGVLAGCENMPGSQAYRPGDILTTMSGQTVEVLNTDAEGRLVLCDALTYVERYEPECVIDVATLTGACVIALGHHISGVMANHNPLGHELISASEQASDRAWRLPITDEYQEQLKSPFADMANIGGRPGGAITAGCFLSKFTRKYNWAHIDIAGTAWRSGAAKGSTGRPVPLLVQFLLNRSGLEDEE; from the coding sequence ATGGAGTTTAGTGTTAAAAGTGGTAGTCCGGAAAAACAACGCAGTGCCTGTATTGTCGTCGGAGTATTTGAACCACGCCGCCTTTCTCCTGTAGCCGAGCAACTTGATAAAATCAGTGACGGTTACATCAGTTCATTACTTCGCCGTGGTGACCTGGAAGGGAAATCAGGCCAAATGTTACTGCTTCACCAAGTTCCCGGTGTATTATCCGAAAGGGTTTTGTTAGTTGGGTGCGGCAAAGAAAGAGAATTGGGTGAGCGTCAGTACAAAGACATCATTCAAAAAACAATCAGTACCTTAAATGAAACCGGTTCAATGGAAGCCGTTTGCTTTTTAACGGAACTCCATGTGAAAGGCCGTGATACTTACTGGAAAGTTCGTCAGGCCGTCGAAGCAACTAAAGACGGATTGTATACCTTTGACCAGTTTAAAAGTACCAAGCCGGAAACACGCCGGCCATTGCGGAAACTGGTGTTTAATGTGCCAACACGCCGGGAATTAAGCCTCGGTGAAAAGGCAATTTCTCATGCACTGGCGATTGCTGATGGTGTGCGTTCCTGTAAAGATCTCGGCAATATGCCGCCGAATATTGCTAATCCGGCTTATCTGGCTTCTCAGGCCCGGCGTCTGGCTGACGATTACAGTGCAGTAACCACCAAAATCGTTGGCGAAGAAGAGATGGAAAAACTCGGCATGACATCTTATCTGGCTGTCGGCCGGGGGTCACGCAATGAGTCCATGATGTCAGTGATCGAATATAAAGGTCACCCGGATCCGGACGCAAAACCCATTGTCCTGATTGGTAAAGGACTGACCTTCGATTCCGGTGGTATTTCATTAAAACCAGGCGAAGCCATGGACGAAATGAAATATGACATGTGTGGGGCTGCATCGGTCTTTGGTACCATGAAAGCGATCGCTGCACTGAATCTTCCATTAAATATCATCGGCGTGCTTGCAGGTTGCGAAAATATGCCCGGTAGTCAGGCATACCGGCCCGGTGATATTTTAACCACAATGTCAGGACAGACAGTAGAAGTGCTGAATACGGATGCTGAAGGTCGTTTAGTGTTGTGTGATGCACTGACTTATGTGGAGCGCTACGAACCAGAATGTGTCATCGATGTTGCAACATTGACCGGCGCATGTGTGATTGCACTCGGCCACCATATCAGTGGTGTGATGGCGAATCATAACCCGCTTGGACACGAACTAATCAGTGCTTCAGAACAGGCAAGTGACCGCGCATGGCGTCTGCCGATTACTGATGAATATCAGGAACAGCTGAAAAGCCCGTTTGCTGACATGGCCAATATCGGCGGTCGTCCGGGTGGTGCAATTACAGCCGGTTGCTTCCTGTCAAAATTCACCCGTAAATATAACTGGGCACATATTGATATTGCCGGTACAGCCTGGCGCTCAGGCGCAGCCAAAGGCTCAACGGGTCGCCCGGTTCCTTTGCTGGTCCAGTTCTTACTGAACCGCAGCGGACTGGAAGATGAAGAGTAA
- a CDS encoding DNA polymerase III subunit chi — protein sequence MKTVTFYIVRPESPQADTDGFLQYVHFLARHFSRQGAKIFINCHSKEKAEMLAEIFWQVEPKDFIAHNLVGEGPGYGTHVEIGYQGIRPAKNRQLLINLADCQTTFANHFNQVVDFVPCEENARQLARERYKIYRQADYQLQTIEIHYPE from the coding sequence ATGAAAACAGTCACCTTTTATATCGTCCGGCCAGAGAGTCCACAGGCAGATACTGATGGATTCCTGCAATACGTTCACTTTCTGGCCCGTCATTTTTCCCGTCAGGGTGCAAAGATATTTATCAACTGTCATTCGAAAGAAAAAGCAGAAATGCTGGCAGAGATATTCTGGCAGGTTGAACCCAAAGACTTCATCGCTCATAATCTGGTCGGCGAAGGGCCGGGATACGGCACACACGTTGAAATCGGATATCAGGGAATACGTCCTGCGAAAAACCGTCAGCTACTTATTAATCTTGCAGACTGTCAGACAACCTTTGCGAATCACTTTAATCAGGTGGTAGACTTCGTTCCCTGCGAAGAAAATGCCAGACAACTGGCAAGAGAACGCTACAAAATTTATCGTCAGGCGGATTATCAGCTGCAGACGATTGAAATTCATTACCCGGAATAA
- a CDS encoding valine--tRNA ligase encodes MEKTYNPTSIEQALYQAWEEKGYFKPNGDTSKPSYSIMIPPPNVTGSLHMGHAFQDTIMDTLIRCQRMKGHNTLWQVGTDHAGIATQMLVERKIDAEEGKTKHDYGREAFTDKIWEWKNESGGNITKQLRRLGASVDWDRERFTMDDGFYKAVQEVFVRLYDDDLIYRGKRLVNWDPKLHTAISDLEVENKDKKGHMWHFRYPLADGVKTAEGKDYIVVATTRPETMLGDTGVAVNPEDPRYKDLIGQHVLLPVVNRRIPIVGDEHADMEKGTGCVKITPAHDFNDYEVGKRHNLPMINIFTFDAYIRETAEVFTTKGEPSDAYASTLPENYQGLERFAARKAIVAEFETLGLLEEIKDHDLTIPYGDRGGVVIEPMLTDQWYVRAAPLAEVATQAVEEGEIQFVPKQYENMYFSWMRDIQDWCISRQLWWGHRIPAWYDEQGNVYVGRTEEEVRSKHSIDASVSLTQDDDVLDTWFSSALWTFGTLGWPEQTPELKTFHPTDVLVTGFDIIFFWVARMIMMTMHFMKDENGKPQVPFKTVYVTGLIRDENGDKMSKSKGNVIDPIDMIDGIDLESLVKKRTGNMMQPQLAAKIEKNTRKTFEDGIESYGTDALRFTLAAMASTGRDINWDMKRLEGYRNFCNKLWNASRYVLMNTQEQDCGFATGTELEYSLADKWIESQFELAAQSFNHHIDNYRLDMAANTLYEFIWNQFCDWYLELTKPVLWKGTEAQQRATRRTLITVLEKTLRLAHPVIPYITETIWQSVKPLIEGVDGETIMLQGLPQYNEANFHQEALDDIEWVKSFITSIRNLRAEYDINPGKPLEVILKADTETDASRLEANKQVLISLAKLESIRILEAGEALPACATALVGKSELLIPMAGLIDKEAELERLSKEVAKVQGEIKRIEGKLGNEKFVAKAPEAVVAKEREKLEGYKESLTKLEEQKTTIASL; translated from the coding sequence ATGGAAAAGACATACAACCCAACATCAATTGAACAGGCGCTTTATCAGGCCTGGGAAGAGAAAGGTTACTTCAAACCAAACGGTGATACATCGAAACCATCATACAGTATCATGATTCCGCCACCGAATGTCACAGGTAGCCTGCATATGGGCCATGCATTCCAGGATACAATCATGGATACCCTGATTCGTTGCCAGCGCATGAAAGGCCACAATACATTATGGCAGGTTGGTACAGACCACGCAGGTATCGCCACCCAGATGCTGGTAGAACGTAAAATCGATGCTGAAGAAGGCAAAACCAAGCATGATTATGGCCGTGAAGCATTCACCGATAAGATCTGGGAATGGAAAAATGAATCGGGTGGAAACATCACCAAACAGCTTCGTCGTTTAGGCGCTTCCGTCGACTGGGATCGTGAACGTTTCACCATGGATGACGGTTTCTATAAAGCGGTTCAGGAAGTCTTTGTCCGTTTGTATGATGACGATCTGATCTACCGTGGTAAACGCCTGGTGAACTGGGATCCCAAACTGCATACTGCTATTTCCGATCTTGAAGTCGAAAACAAAGATAAAAAAGGCCACATGTGGCACTTCCGCTATCCACTGGCTGATGGCGTAAAAACAGCAGAAGGCAAAGATTACATTGTCGTTGCCACGACACGTCCGGAAACCATGCTGGGTGATACCGGTGTTGCGGTCAACCCGGAAGATCCACGCTACAAAGATCTGATTGGACAGCATGTCCTTCTGCCGGTTGTCAATCGCCGTATTCCGATTGTTGGCGACGAACATGCTGATATGGAGAAAGGCACGGGGTGTGTAAAAATCACACCGGCACATGACTTCAATGACTATGAAGTCGGTAAGCGTCATAACCTGCCCATGATTAACATCTTCACGTTTGATGCTTATATTCGCGAAACCGCAGAAGTATTTACCACCAAAGGCGAACCAAGTGACGCCTATGCTTCAACACTGCCTGAAAACTATCAGGGATTAGAGCGCTTTGCCGCAAGAAAAGCGATCGTGGCTGAATTCGAGACACTGGGTTTACTGGAAGAAATTAAAGATCATGATTTAACCATCCCTTATGGTGATCGTGGCGGCGTGGTGATTGAACCCATGCTGACTGACCAGTGGTATGTCCGGGCTGCACCTCTGGCAGAAGTGGCAACTCAGGCCGTTGAAGAGGGTGAAATCCAGTTCGTTCCGAAACAATATGAGAATATGTATTTCTCATGGATGCGTGATATTCAGGACTGGTGTATTTCCCGTCAGCTCTGGTGGGGACACCGCATTCCTGCATGGTATGACGAGCAGGGCAATGTTTATGTGGGCCGGACTGAAGAAGAAGTCAGAAGCAAACACAGCATTGATGCATCAGTCAGCCTGACTCAGGATGACGATGTACTGGACACCTGGTTCTCATCAGCACTATGGACATTCGGAACTCTGGGCTGGCCGGAGCAAACGCCTGAACTGAAAACATTCCACCCAACCGATGTACTGGTGACAGGTTTTGATATCATTTTCTTCTGGGTCGCCCGGATGATTATGATGACCATGCACTTCATGAAGGACGAAAATGGTAAACCTCAGGTGCCATTTAAAACGGTTTACGTGACCGGTCTGATCCGTGATGAAAACGGCGACAAGATGTCAAAATCAAAAGGGAACGTCATTGACCCGATTGATATGATTGACGGTATCGACCTTGAATCACTGGTGAAAAAACGTACCGGCAACATGATGCAGCCACAACTGGCAGCAAAAATCGAAAAGAATACCCGTAAAACCTTTGAGGACGGTATCGAGTCATACGGCACCGACGCACTGCGCTTTACCCTGGCGGCGATGGCTTCAACCGGCCGTGACATCAACTGGGATATGAAGCGTCTGGAAGGTTACCGGAACTTCTGTAACAAACTGTGGAATGCCAGCCGCTACGTGCTGATGAATACACAGGAGCAGGACTGTGGATTTGCCACTGGCACTGAACTTGAGTATTCACTGGCTGATAAGTGGATTGAATCTCAGTTTGAGCTTGCAGCACAGAGCTTTAATCACCATATTGACAACTATCGTCTGGATATGGCTGCAAACACTTTGTATGAGTTCATCTGGAACCAGTTCTGTGACTGGTATCTGGAACTGACTAAACCAGTGTTGTGGAAAGGCACCGAAGCGCAACAGCGTGCAACCCGCCGGACACTGATTACCGTCCTTGAAAAAACACTGCGTCTGGCGCATCCGGTGATTCCTTATATCACTGAAACCATCTGGCAAAGTGTGAAGCCACTGATTGAAGGTGTGGATGGCGAAACCATTATGTTGCAGGGGTTACCGCAATACAACGAAGCGAATTTCCATCAGGAAGCGCTGGATGATATTGAATGGGTGAAATCATTCATTACCAGTATCCGTAACCTGCGCGCTGAGTACGACATCAATCCGGGTAAACCACTTGAAGTCATCCTCAAAGCTGATACTGAAACTGATGCCTCCCGCCTTGAAGCGAACAAGCAAGTGCTGATCTCGCTGGCAAAACTGGAAAGCATCCGGATTCTTGAAGCAGGTGAAGCGCTGCCAGCTTGTGCAACGGCACTGGTTGGTAAGTCTGAACTGCTGATTCCGATGGCGGGCTTAATTGATAAAGAAGCTGAATTAGAGCGTCTGAGTAAAGAAGTCGCGAAAGTTCAGGGCGAAATCAAACGGATTGAAGGGAAGCTGGGCAATGAAAAATTTGTTGCGAAAGCACCTGAAGCTGTCGTCGCCAAAGAAAGAGAAAAGCTGGAAGGCTATAAAGAGTCACTGACAAAACTGGAAGAACAAAAAACAACGATTGCTTCGTTGTGA
- a CDS encoding D-2-hydroxyacid dehydrogenase, whose product MTQPLVVFVDRATIPSQIHLPDLAFGHQWVSYDSTSPDQLSGRVQDAEIIITNKVVFDAAVLARLPRLRLLAVAATGVNNIDIDYCREHGIAVTNVRGYATQSVPEHVIGMMFTLRRNLMAYHQDIARGVWQQEKQFCFFTHPIGDIAGKTMGIIGSGTLGQATAKLAEALGMHVMFAERKGRSDCREGYSPFSQVLQQADVLTLHCPLAEETRNLISSEELEMMKSDAILINTGRGGLVNEAALVDALSQGAIAGAGVDVFTQEPADQSNPLLANQHLPNLLLTPHVAWGSDSSIQKLAGILIDNINAFMCGKHQNRIV is encoded by the coding sequence ATGACACAGCCGCTGGTTGTTTTTGTCGACAGAGCGACAATACCGTCACAGATTCATTTACCTGACTTAGCGTTCGGACATCAGTGGGTGAGCTATGATTCAACCTCACCGGATCAATTGTCCGGCCGGGTTCAGGATGCTGAAATTATTATTACCAATAAAGTCGTTTTTGATGCTGCTGTTCTGGCCCGTCTTCCCCGGTTACGTTTACTGGCCGTTGCAGCGACCGGCGTCAATAATATCGATATTGATTATTGCCGGGAGCATGGTATCGCGGTGACCAATGTTCGGGGCTATGCGACTCAGTCTGTGCCGGAACATGTTATCGGTATGATGTTTACTCTCAGACGGAATCTGATGGCTTATCATCAGGATATTGCCCGGGGCGTCTGGCAGCAGGAAAAACAATTCTGTTTCTTTACTCATCCGATTGGTGACATTGCGGGTAAGACGATGGGCATTATCGGTTCAGGTACGTTAGGGCAGGCGACAGCCAAACTGGCTGAGGCACTTGGCATGCATGTGATGTTTGCAGAAAGAAAAGGCCGTTCAGACTGCCGCGAGGGTTATTCTCCTTTCAGTCAGGTACTTCAGCAGGCTGATGTTCTGACATTGCACTGTCCGCTGGCAGAAGAGACCCGGAATTTAATTAGTTCAGAAGAATTAGAGATGATGAAGTCTGATGCGATTCTGATTAATACCGGCCGGGGTGGGCTGGTGAATGAAGCTGCGCTGGTTGATGCTTTATCTCAGGGAGCGATTGCAGGCGCAGGCGTTGATGTGTTTACTCAGGAACCCGCGGACCAATCGAATCCTTTACTGGCGAATCAACATTTGCCGAATTTATTACTGACACCGCATGTGGCGTGGGGCAGTGATTCATCCATTCAGAAACTGGCTGGCATTTTAATCGACAATATCAATGCATTTATGTGCGGTAAACATCAGAACCGCATTGTTTAA
- a CDS encoding RluA family pseudouridine synthase — MAMTSYAPPTDPWTEIVYEDEHLLAVNKPPGLLSVPGKEPQHYDSMWSRLTETYPEIQAVHRLDMSTSGLMVFAKNKLAESALKKQFQYRLTHKVYYARVWGHVTEDEGDVDLPLICDWPNRPRQKVCYEHGKPSKTIYQVVKREAQTTVVRLFPVTGRSHQLRVHLQAIDHPIVGDEFYAHEAAQQFSSRLQLHAAELSFYHPESCRLQQIFVPCEFYTEATAAITDYFQPERELPDYKTLPRP; from the coding sequence ATGGCGATGACATCCTATGCACCACCAACCGATCCATGGACAGAGATTGTATATGAAGATGAACACCTCCTGGCTGTCAATAAACCGCCCGGTTTGCTGTCGGTTCCCGGTAAAGAGCCACAGCATTATGACAGTATGTGGAGTCGCCTGACCGAAACATATCCGGAGATTCAGGCGGTTCACCGTCTGGATATGTCGACTTCCGGGCTGATGGTGTTTGCTAAAAATAAGCTGGCAGAAAGTGCTCTGAAAAAGCAGTTTCAGTACCGGTTGACGCATAAAGTTTACTATGCCCGGGTTTGGGGACATGTGACAGAAGATGAAGGAGATGTCGATTTGCCGCTGATCTGTGACTGGCCAAACCGGCCGCGGCAAAAAGTCTGTTATGAGCATGGCAAACCTTCAAAAACCATCTATCAGGTCGTAAAGCGGGAAGCTCAGACCACGGTGGTACGATTGTTCCCTGTGACCGGGCGTTCGCATCAGCTCAGAGTTCATTTACAGGCGATTGACCATCCTATCGTTGGTGATGAATTTTATGCCCACGAAGCCGCTCAACAGTTCTCTTCCAGATTACAGCTCCATGCTGCGGAATTGAGCTTTTATCATCCGGAGAGCTGCCGGTTGCAGCAGATATTTGTACCTTGTGAGTTTTATACAGAAGCCACCGCAGCCATCACCGATTATTTTCAGCCTGAAAGGGAGCTTCCGGATTATAAGACATTACCCCGCCCGTGA